Within Nitrososphaerales archaeon, the genomic segment CGATCCACCATCTAAACCATCTAAATTTTTAGGCTTGTTGTAAGTGGTGATGAAAAGGTTTAACCTTTATTCTTAAAAGCCGTTATTAGTCTCTATCGTGCTTATGATATTAAATTTTTTACCTTAAAATCTTTAAAATCTTTAAAATACGATCTGAGGTCTCCACTTCAATATAGCGTTTTCAATCCTTTTGCTTATTTCAACGAGAGTAGCACCTATAAACATCAAGATGATCAGAATTCCATAGACCCTCTGTGTCAGGAATAGGCCAGCGGAGTAAGCCATCCTATAGCCAAGTCCAGCGTGAGAACCGACAAACTCCCCTATGATCGCACCGATCAGTGCAAAACTTACACTCACTCTAAAGGCGGCGAAGATCCATGAGAAGACCGCTGGGAGTGTGACCTCCTTCATTATCTGGAGTTTCGATGCGCCCATGACCTTAACGACCTTTATCAGATCGGGATCTATACTCTTAACTCCTAAAAGGGTATTGTAGAAGACTAGGAAGAAGACGATCGACCAAGCCAGGAATATTTTGGATGCGATCCCAAGACCGAACCAGATCAAGAGTAAAGGTGCGAGTGCTGGTCTTGGCAAAGAGTTGAACCCTACGAATATGGGATCCAAGGTTTCGGCGATGCCTTTATGGTAGGCGAATAATAGGCCACAGCCAACACCCGTTACAATCCCGATGAATAGCCCTATGAATGTAGCTTGCATCGTAAAGATGAAATCTTTGAGGAATAAACCACTGATTAAATAGTCGTAGAGGTCGATGACGATCAAAGAAGGGCGTCCAGCCAGTAAGGGGGAGAATAGCATAAACCTAGGATCTATGCCCCCGGTCGTGAGCTCCCACATAAAGACTATGAATGCGATCACAGACAACCTCTGTAAAGTCAATCTAAGACGGTTCATCTATATCGCCTCCTTGCTCAATTCATTAAATATTTCACGATACAACGTAGTAAATTCAGCGGATGATTGAATCTTAAAGGGGTCTCTGGGGAAGGGGAAGTTCGACTCGAAGATGCCCTTGACAGTACCGGGCCTCTTTGAGAGTAAAATGATACGATTTCCGAGGATGATCGCTTCAGATAAATCATGAGTGATGAAGATCGTGGTCTTCTTGGTCTTCATTAGTATTTCAGATAACTCACGTTGGAGGATCATCCTCGTATGAGCGTCTAAAGCCCCAAATGGCTCATCCATAAGAAGTATATCGGGATCGTAGGCAAGGCTTCTAATTATGGAGATTCTCTGCTTCATACCGCCTGAGAGTTCGTGAGGGTATCTATGCTCGAAGCCTTCTAAACCTACGAGCTTAAAGAGCTCTTTCGCTCTTTTTCTTCTTTCATCCTTGGGCATCCCTCTGATTTCACATCCCAGTTCAACATTTTCCAAAGCGCTCCTCCAAGGTAGTAGGGTCTCTCTTTGAGTAACGTATCCTATCTTCAACTTCTGGTAGATGTTAGACCCCTTGTAGTTGAGGATATCGATACCATCGATGATGATTTCTCCATATATATTGGCTTCATCCTTCGTAAGCATCAATATGGTATTTAGAAGGGTCGTCTTTCCACACCCACTGACACCTATAATCGTAATGACTTCACCATCGTAAACCTGGAAGTTCACATTCTCAAGAGCCTTGACACCCTTTTTATATTCAACGGTGAGGTTTCTAACGACGATCTTCTCTTTACAGCTCATTAAACTCGACTGAAGGTGCTGATATATTTAAAGTTCGCTCTTAATAAGAGAGTGTTGCTTTTTACTTGCGAAGGGGGCTCTGAATGGTATGATAATCGATTCTCATCTTTGAAGTGAATTAGAAGACTCCATGCACTTCGTAACTCGATCATCGATCGGCTATTTAACGAACATAAGATGTTCCAAGCGTAATAAAGAGGGTTGTGAATCTATTCAAAAAGTCTTACGCTCAAAATCGTTACTTATATAGTGATCATAATTTAAGTTTTAAGTATACCATTTCGCTTTCATAACCTTAGAGCAATCTGGGGATTTTTCGTAAGGTCAAGCCTATACACTTTTGAAAAGAGTCATCGACTAACTTGTCGAATTTGATCCTAAAATAGATACTTATGAAATCATAAAGGGGACCGATTAGCTCTCTCTACTAAACTCTTTTCGATACACTTATATAACTTTATGCCCAAGTCTGGATCATGAATCGATATCGTATCGATCGAAAGGGCTTGGCTAAGATTCGAGCTATAATTATAGCTGTTGTTATAATCGTCTCCATTGCTACGGTTTCAGCCGTATACTTCATAACACAACCTACCAAAACCAAACCTCCTGAACCTCTATACGAAACCACCATTGGAGTTATAGCAGCGTACTATGAGGCCTCACTCCCCGTACTTGTGGCTGAGGCTATGGGGTACTTCGATGCTGAGGGGGTCAAGGTTAACTTTCTGACCTTTCCAGGAGGGGCCGATGCCCGCAAGGCTCTAGTAGCTGGGGAGGTACAGTTTGCAGCACAAGGCTCTATACATGGACTTATCGCACGTGGTGCTGGTGCAGATGTAAAGATCGTAGCACCTATCTACGACCTTAGTACGATCGCTATGTTCGTTAGAAAGGAGCTGAAGGATGTAGTCAAGGATGTCTCTGATCTGAAGGGCAGGGTGATCGGTTGCTCCAGATTCGGTTCTCTTACTTGGGGTATGGCGGTCCTCTATTTGAAGAAGGCTGGCTTGGATCCAGCGAAGGATGTGACATTCATCGAGGTAGGAAGTGATCCGATCGCCGTAACCGCGGCTCTGACGGCGGGGAAGATCGATGCTTATCCAGCTTTCACACCTATAACCTTCAAATGGTTGAAGGAGAATGTAGCTTATCCACTCATCGAAATATGGAAGCCGGAGGTACATCTGAAGTGGATCGGTTCGACCGTTAGTACTGAAACCTCGTTACTCACAAGAGAGGATATCATAAAGAAGAATCCAGAACTTGTTCAGAAGGTCGTCAACGCATTAAAAAAGGGTTTATCATATATTAAGACGCGCTCCTCTAGCGAAATAGCCGATGTGCTATTACGCAATCCTAAGACTG encodes:
- a CDS encoding ABC transporter permease; amino-acid sequence: MNRLRLTLQRLSVIAFIVFMWELTTGGIDPRFMLFSPLLAGRPSLIVIDLYDYLISGLFLKDFIFTMQATFIGLFIGIVTGVGCGLLFAYHKGIAETLDPIFVGFNSLPRPALAPLLLIWFGLGIASKIFLAWSIVFFLVFYNTLLGVKSIDPDLIKVVKVMGASKLQIMKEVTLPAVFSWIFAAFRVSVSFALIGAIIGEFVGSHAGLGYRMAYSAGLFLTQRVYGILIILMFIGATLVEISKRIENAILKWRPQIVF
- a CDS encoding ABC transporter ATP-binding protein — protein: MSCKEKIVVRNLTVEYKKGVKALENVNFQVYDGEVITIIGVSGCGKTTLLNTILMLTKDEANIYGEIIIDGIDILNYKGSNIYQKLKIGYVTQRETLLPWRSALENVELGCEIRGMPKDERRKRAKELFKLVGLEGFEHRYPHELSGGMKQRISIIRSLAYDPDILLMDEPFGALDAHTRMILQRELSEILMKTKKTTIFITHDLSEAIILGNRIILLSKRPGTVKGIFESNFPFPRDPFKIQSSAEFTTLYREIFNELSKEAI
- a CDS encoding ABC transporter substrate-binding protein encodes the protein MAKIRAIIIAVVIIVSIATVSAVYFITQPTKTKPPEPLYETTIGVIAAYYEASLPVLVAEAMGYFDAEGVKVNFLTFPGGADARKALVAGEVQFAAQGSIHGLIARGAGADVKIVAPIYDLSTIAMFVRKELKDVVKDVSDLKGRVIGCSRFGSLTWGMAVLYLKKAGLDPAKDVTFIEVGSDPIAVTAALTAGKIDAYPAFTPITFKWLKENVAYPLIEIWKPEVHLKWIGSTVSTETSLLTREDIIKKNPELVQKVVNALKKGLSYIKTRSSSEIADVLLRNPKTAEQFAGLPKEDVLGILDLLKPGYSDGVFTREGYMAMAGPLVEFKIVPKDIPFEECVDWRFAGLKGR